In Parafrankia irregularis, one DNA window encodes the following:
- a CDS encoding ABC transporter substrate-binding protein: protein MTTPPFLTRTCDPRRPDGSGESTNHRRGAPRRVALAAVTALSLLCAALVGCSPSPTTGEPAAASGTQAARHEITVVDDAGREVEITVPVRRVVAFNTFNVEFIRAVGAFDAVVGLDEGSAGKNYTGYWGDFDITKTAGKGQAEPNYEQLAALKPEVVIFPRNGAWKEAEGKLAAFGVKTLVITGWDQNDHIFNVDLIGKIFDRQEQAAKLNAFYTKYRDLLTERLAGVTPRRVYLENDKDFASPVPGSGWHDMVTLAGGTNIFGDIRFTDADSARGSVHQLDIDPEAVLDRDPELIVRNTGRGYALESAGDLAAERANLLGRAGWDGITAVRDGQVYVTSSFPMNACSKIIGSLYLASWLHPDKMAGVDPDAVMKEWIETYQGVPLPDPAAYRLHASA from the coding sequence ATGACCACGCCGCCATTCCTGACCCGGACCTGCGATCCGCGCCGCCCGGACGGCTCCGGGGAATCCACGAACCACCGGCGAGGCGCGCCGCGTCGCGTCGCCCTGGCCGCGGTGACGGCACTGTCGCTGCTCTGCGCGGCACTGGTGGGTTGCAGCCCAAGCCCGACAACCGGTGAGCCGGCCGCGGCGAGTGGCACCCAGGCCGCCCGGCATGAGATCACAGTGGTCGACGACGCCGGCCGCGAGGTCGAGATCACCGTTCCGGTGCGCCGGGTCGTCGCGTTCAACACCTTCAACGTGGAGTTCATTCGCGCCGTCGGGGCCTTCGACGCGGTGGTCGGGCTGGACGAGGGCTCGGCGGGGAAGAACTACACCGGCTACTGGGGCGACTTCGACATCACGAAGACCGCGGGCAAAGGTCAGGCCGAACCCAACTACGAGCAGCTCGCGGCACTGAAGCCCGAAGTCGTCATCTTCCCCCGTAACGGAGCCTGGAAGGAAGCGGAAGGAAAGCTCGCGGCCTTCGGCGTCAAGACGTTGGTCATCACCGGCTGGGACCAGAACGACCACATCTTCAACGTCGACCTGATCGGGAAGATCTTCGACCGGCAGGAGCAGGCGGCGAAGCTCAACGCCTTCTACACGAAATACCGCGACCTGCTGACCGAGCGCCTCGCCGGTGTCACTCCCAGACGCGTCTACCTGGAGAACGACAAGGACTTCGCGTCGCCCGTTCCCGGTTCGGGCTGGCATGACATGGTGACGCTGGCCGGCGGCACGAACATCTTCGGCGACATCCGTTTCACCGACGCGGATTCGGCCCGGGGGTCGGTCCACCAGCTCGACATCGACCCCGAGGCCGTTCTCGACCGTGACCCGGAGCTGATCGTCCGCAACACCGGCCGCGGGTACGCCCTGGAGTCGGCGGGGGACCTGGCGGCGGAGCGCGCGAACCTGCTGGGCCGGGCCGGCTGGGACGGGATCACCGCCGTGCGCGACGGGCAGGTGTACGTCACCAGTTCCTTCCCGATGAACGCCTGCTCGAAGATCATCGGCTCGCTCTACCTCGCGAGCTGGCTGCACCCGGACAAGATGGCCGGCGTCGACCCCGACGCCGTGATGAAGGAGTGGATCGAGACCTACCAGGGCGTCCCGCTGCCCGACCCGGCCGCCTACCGCCTGCATGCCAGCGCCTGA
- a CDS encoding FecCD family ABC transporter permease, which produces MTSEALTAGSTESVEPAGPPGEDPFRLAGRRARRKILILAAGAVLLAVTSVAAVSVGASGVSLRDVGWALWTRTFGITIAADDLATQTVVWELRLPRIGLAVVAGAGLAIAGVVLQGLLRNPMVSPFTLGISSAAAFGASVTILFGDSTGRGDVTMVAAALAVALLCAGLLLGLSWLRGASPVTLILVGTALTYLFQALTSTMQYIASENQLAEIVRWSFGSVNAATWGQVAAVGVPVAVALVLLTGQAANLNAIAFAGDDAARSLGVDVTRTRLVCSLLAVMLAAVIVSFTGVIGFVGLVAPHIARLIVGADHRFLLPFAAIAGALLVLAADTAGRTLFAPAVIPVGIVVAFLGAPLFINLVLTRRRQFL; this is translated from the coding sequence ATGACCAGTGAAGCACTCACGGCCGGTTCCACCGAATCGGTGGAACCGGCCGGGCCGCCGGGAGAAGACCCCTTCCGCCTCGCCGGTCGCCGAGCCCGCCGCAAGATCCTCATTCTGGCCGCGGGGGCAGTGCTGCTGGCGGTGACCAGCGTCGCGGCGGTCTCGGTCGGCGCCAGCGGGGTATCGCTGCGCGACGTCGGCTGGGCGTTGTGGACGCGAACCTTCGGGATCACCATCGCGGCCGACGACCTCGCCACCCAGACCGTGGTGTGGGAGCTGCGCCTGCCGCGCATCGGGTTGGCCGTGGTCGCGGGGGCGGGCCTGGCCATCGCCGGAGTGGTGCTGCAGGGCCTGCTGCGCAACCCGATGGTCAGCCCGTTCACCCTGGGCATCTCCTCGGCCGCGGCGTTCGGCGCGTCCGTGACGATCCTGTTCGGCGACTCGACCGGGCGCGGTGACGTCACGATGGTGGCCGCCGCCCTCGCGGTGGCGCTGCTCTGCGCGGGCCTGCTGCTCGGCCTGTCCTGGCTGCGCGGCGCCTCGCCGGTCACCCTGATCCTGGTCGGGACGGCGCTGACCTACCTGTTCCAGGCACTCACCTCGACGATGCAGTACATCGCCAGCGAGAACCAACTGGCCGAGATCGTCCGGTGGAGCTTCGGCAGCGTCAACGCGGCGACCTGGGGCCAGGTCGCCGCGGTCGGGGTGCCGGTCGCTGTCGCGCTGGTGCTGCTCACAGGGCAGGCCGCCAACCTCAACGCGATCGCGTTCGCCGGCGACGACGCCGCGCGCAGCCTGGGCGTGGACGTCACCCGCACCCGACTGGTGTGCAGCCTGCTGGCGGTGATGCTGGCCGCGGTCATTGTCAGCTTCACCGGCGTGATCGGGTTCGTGGGGCTGGTCGCCCCGCACATCGCCCGGCTGATTGTCGGGGCCGATCATCGCTTCCTGCTGCCATTCGCCGCGATCGCCGGCGCCCTGCTGGTACTGGCCGCCGACACCGCCGGACGCACCCTGTTCGCCCCGGCCGTCATCCCGGTGGGGATCGTCGTCGCCTTCCTCGGAGCGCCGCTGTTCATCAACCTCGTCCTGACCCGCCGCAGGCAGTTCCTGTGA
- a CDS encoding ABC transporter ATP-binding protein: MSAPPAESARPATAPSPTLDIRGACFAYGRRTVLTDLDLTVARGTVVGLLGPNGSGKSTLIRGVCRVHRPKAGTFRLGGTDLHRLAPRELARIAAYVPQGSPGPFALTVTEAVMLGRTPHTRLRPSREDIRNVREAMELLDLTALADRHVDELSGGQAQRVVIARALAQQPRVLLLDEPTSALDLRHQVETLHLVHTLATERALHVLMAIHDLNLAARFCHQVALLHSGRVLTTGAPADVYRADLLERVYGLPVEVSRHDGVPEVRPRLPETRRAGS; this comes from the coding sequence GTGAGCGCGCCGCCGGCTGAGAGCGCGAGGCCCGCGACCGCACCGTCGCCCACACTCGACATCCGCGGCGCGTGTTTCGCCTACGGGCGGCGGACGGTGCTCACCGACCTGGACCTCACCGTGGCCAGGGGAACCGTCGTCGGCCTGCTCGGCCCGAACGGCAGCGGGAAGTCCACCCTCATCCGGGGCGTCTGCCGCGTCCACCGCCCGAAGGCGGGAACGTTCCGGCTCGGCGGAACCGACCTGCACCGGCTGGCGCCGCGGGAGCTCGCCCGGATCGCCGCGTACGTCCCGCAGGGCTCGCCCGGCCCGTTCGCCCTGACGGTCACCGAGGCCGTCATGCTGGGCCGCACCCCGCACACCCGGCTGCGGCCGTCGCGCGAGGACATCCGCAACGTTCGCGAGGCGATGGAACTGCTGGACCTCACCGCCCTCGCGGACCGGCATGTCGACGAGCTCTCCGGCGGCCAGGCGCAGCGGGTCGTCATCGCCCGCGCCCTCGCCCAGCAGCCGCGGGTGCTGCTGCTGGACGAGCCGACCAGCGCCCTCGACCTGCGCCACCAGGTGGAGACCCTGCACCTCGTGCACACCCTGGCCACCGAGCGGGCCCTCCATGTGCTGATGGCCATTCACGACCTGAACCTCGCGGCCCGTTTCTGCCACCAGGTCGCCCTGCTGCACAGCGGCCGCGTCCTGACCACCGGCGCACCGGCCGACGTCTACCGCGCCGATCTGCTGGAACGGGTCTACGGCCTGCCGGTGGAGGTCAGCCGCCACGACGGTGTGCCCGAGGTCCGGCCCCGTCTGCCCGAGACACGGCGGGCGGGGTCGTAG
- a CDS encoding SWIM zinc finger family protein codes for MAEPPTRGQRDRSRDRERSHRAWWSAQFLELIEGMTLPEPLRAGRALARTEAVLNVRRTGNLVVAMVRDRGENLHKPRLAVRTFGDDAWSQAAGALAAQARHAAALLAGSLPADIEDMFAARGLTLFPRRADDLAMDCTCTDWQRPCAHLVAACHQLAETINTDPFTLLALRGRERDALLAEIRHLRPRSPAPATGDVQPATAPPTDPARFWTSPDPHRTAPDPASWTSPGPVGRRDGTADRSGPAGRPDILLDLCGPLVVEPFGDLREVLRPAYRILTTPRASPATTPPAVSRADGAGPRAHRRGG; via the coding sequence ATGGCTGAGCCGCCCACCCGCGGCCAGCGGGACCGGAGCCGGGACCGGGAGCGGAGCCACCGGGCCTGGTGGTCCGCACAGTTCCTCGAGCTGATCGAGGGCATGACCCTGCCCGAGCCGCTGCGCGCCGGCCGTGCCCTGGCCCGCACCGAGGCGGTCCTGAACGTGCGGCGCACCGGCAACCTCGTCGTCGCCATGGTCCGCGACCGCGGCGAGAACCTGCACAAGCCCCGGCTTGCCGTCCGGACCTTCGGCGACGACGCCTGGAGCCAAGCCGCGGGCGCTCTGGCCGCCCAGGCCCGGCACGCCGCCGCACTGCTGGCCGGCTCCCTGCCCGCGGACATCGAGGACATGTTCGCCGCCCGCGGGCTCACCCTGTTCCCGCGGCGCGCCGACGACCTGGCGATGGACTGCACCTGCACCGACTGGCAGCGGCCGTGTGCCCACCTCGTCGCGGCCTGCCACCAGCTCGCCGAAACGATCAACACCGACCCGTTCACGCTGCTCGCCCTGCGCGGCCGGGAACGCGACGCGCTGCTCGCCGAGATCCGGCACCTTCGCCCACGCTCCCCCGCCCCCGCGACCGGCGACGTCCAGCCAGCCACGGCGCCGCCGACCGACCCGGCCAGGTTCTGGACGTCGCCGGATCCTCACCGGACGGCTCCGGACCCGGCCAGCTGGACATCGCCGGGCCCCGTAGGCCGCCGCGACGGCACGGCTGACCGGAGCGGGCCCGCGGGACGTCCCGACATCCTGCTGGACCTGTGCGGGCCGCTGGTCGTGGAACCGTTCGGCGATCTGCGCGAGGTGCTGCGCCCGGCCTACCGGATCCTCACCACGCCCCGGGCGTCACCCGCTACGACCCCGCCCGCCGTGTCTCGGGCAGACGGGGCCGGACCTCGGGCACACCGTCGTGGCGGCTGA
- a CDS encoding DEAD/DEAH box helicase, with translation METHVRRRLRESGRRLGVPGPRRTAAARAAAGWLAALDGADRTDDSDGSGGTDDSDGSGGTDGTHGAPRFTATGTAARELAAKVETWRADGGWTSALRVCFRLTEPGALSRGSPGDDDAWRVDFLLQAVDDPGVQIPAGQIWRRRPTGPAGPAGWTTDAEEALLAGLGRAVAVWPDLDRALREARPASLDLDLARAQRFLELAGALEQEGFGVLVPSWWVRPARPTARLTVRAVDPVTPILRDVTTDLARIVDYRWAVSLGGVELSRVELERLAKARAGLVRLRGRWTRVDPGQLADLDLARQTGGGRMTVGEVLAHAGLGPAGLGPDQTGADQAGADVEVVADGWLGALLAGPDGPPGEPRPGEGSGAVSRMEPVEPPAGLGVRLRPYQVQGLTWLALLDRLGLGAVLADDMGLGKTIQVLALELRTRAAARRGATLVVCPTSVLGNWRRETARVAPGLTVHAHHAAVPPDGPGVAEAASGHDLVLTTYPRLVCDIEAFRAVGWERLVLDEAQQIKNAATAQARAVRQLTARHRVALTGTPVENRLGDLWSIMHAVNPGLLGSAAAFRARYAVPIERYADPEATARLRRRIHPVVLRRVKTDPAVLRDLPSKVELRQLCTLTPEQASLYRAVVDDMMERLRDPSATMRRNGVVLAAMTRLKQVCNHPAHLLGDSSALPGRSGKLARLEDLLTGIVADGERALCFTQFARFGAMLAPHLSARLGVEVSFLHGGLRAAERDALVERFQTSSGPGVFLLSLKAGGNGINLTAANHVIHIDRWWNPAAEAQATDRAHRIGQRRDVWVRTLLCMGTLEERIDRILTDKAALARTVVGGGESWLATLSTDELRDLVTLAPDAVDG, from the coding sequence GTGGAGACGCATGTCCGCCGGCGGCTGCGGGAATCCGGCCGCCGCCTCGGGGTCCCGGGGCCGCGCCGGACGGCGGCGGCGCGGGCGGCGGCCGGCTGGCTGGCCGCGCTCGACGGCGCCGACAGGACGGATGACTCCGACGGCTCGGGTGGGACGGATGACTCCGACGGCTCGGGTGGGACGGATGGGACCCACGGCGCTCCCCGTTTCACCGCCACCGGCACTGCGGCCCGCGAGCTCGCCGCGAAGGTCGAGACGTGGCGGGCGGACGGCGGGTGGACGTCCGCGCTGCGGGTGTGCTTCCGGCTGACCGAGCCGGGAGCGCTGTCGCGGGGATCCCCGGGCGACGACGACGCCTGGCGGGTCGACTTCCTGCTGCAGGCGGTCGACGACCCCGGCGTTCAGATACCTGCGGGCCAGATCTGGCGGCGCCGGCCCACGGGGCCCGCCGGCCCCGCCGGGTGGACCACCGATGCCGAGGAGGCGCTGCTCGCCGGGCTCGGCCGGGCCGTCGCGGTCTGGCCGGACCTCGACCGGGCTCTGCGGGAGGCCCGGCCGGCGAGCCTCGATCTCGACCTGGCGCGGGCGCAGCGGTTCCTGGAGCTCGCCGGTGCCCTGGAGCAGGAGGGCTTCGGGGTGCTGGTGCCGTCCTGGTGGGTGCGCCCGGCCCGGCCGACGGCCCGCCTCACCGTCCGCGCGGTGGACCCGGTGACGCCGATCCTGCGGGACGTCACGACGGATCTCGCGCGGATCGTCGACTACCGCTGGGCCGTCAGCCTCGGCGGTGTCGAGCTGAGCCGCGTCGAGCTCGAACGTCTCGCGAAGGCCAGGGCCGGCCTCGTGCGGCTGCGCGGCAGATGGACCCGGGTGGACCCCGGCCAGCTCGCCGACCTGGACCTGGCCCGCCAGACGGGCGGCGGCCGGATGACCGTCGGCGAGGTTCTCGCCCACGCGGGACTCGGCCCCGCGGGTCTCGGCCCCGACCAGACCGGCGCGGACCAGGCCGGCGCGGACGTCGAGGTGGTGGCGGACGGCTGGCTCGGCGCGCTGCTCGCCGGCCCGGACGGCCCGCCGGGCGAACCTCGGCCGGGTGAGGGGTCCGGGGCAGTGTCGCGGATGGAACCCGTCGAACCGCCGGCTGGGCTGGGAGTGCGGCTGCGTCCCTACCAGGTGCAGGGACTGACCTGGCTCGCGCTGCTGGACCGGCTCGGCCTCGGCGCGGTCCTCGCCGACGACATGGGCCTGGGCAAGACCATCCAGGTGCTCGCCCTGGAGCTGCGAACCCGGGCCGCCGCCCGCCGCGGGGCGACCCTCGTCGTCTGCCCGACCTCGGTGCTGGGGAACTGGCGGCGTGAGACGGCGCGGGTCGCCCCCGGTCTGACCGTTCACGCCCACCACGCGGCCGTCCCGCCGGACGGCCCGGGTGTCGCCGAGGCCGCGTCCGGGCATGACCTCGTCCTCACCACCTATCCACGGCTCGTCTGCGACATCGAGGCGTTCCGCGCGGTCGGCTGGGAGCGGCTCGTCCTCGACGAGGCGCAGCAGATCAAGAACGCGGCGACCGCGCAGGCCCGCGCCGTCCGCCAGCTGACCGCCCGGCACCGGGTCGCGCTGACCGGGACGCCGGTCGAGAACCGCCTCGGCGACCTGTGGTCGATCATGCACGCGGTGAACCCGGGTCTGCTCGGCTCGGCCGCCGCGTTCCGCGCCCGCTACGCGGTGCCGATCGAGCGGTACGCCGACCCGGAGGCGACCGCCCGGCTGCGCCGACGGATCCACCCGGTCGTGCTGCGCCGGGTGAAGACCGACCCGGCGGTGCTGCGCGACCTGCCGTCCAAGGTGGAACTGCGCCAGCTGTGTACCCTGACCCCGGAGCAGGCCTCGCTGTACCGGGCGGTCGTCGACGACATGATGGAGCGGCTGCGGGACCCGTCCGCCACCATGCGGCGCAACGGCGTGGTGCTGGCCGCGATGACCCGGCTCAAGCAGGTCTGCAACCACCCGGCCCACCTGCTCGGCGACTCCTCGGCGCTGCCCGGCCGCTCCGGAAAGCTCGCCCGGCTGGAGGATCTGCTCACCGGCATCGTCGCGGACGGCGAGCGCGCGCTGTGCTTCACCCAGTTCGCCCGGTTCGGGGCGATGCTCGCACCGCACCTGTCCGCCCGGCTCGGGGTGGAGGTGTCCTTCCTGCACGGCGGTCTGCGCGCCGCCGAGCGCGACGCCCTGGTCGAACGCTTCCAGACCAGCTCCGGGCCCGGGGTCTTCCTCCTCTCCCTGAAAGCCGGCGGCAACGGCATCAACCTGACCGCGGCGAACCACGTCATCCACATCGACCGGTGGTGGAACCCGGCGGCCGAGGCGCAGGCCACCGACCGCGCCCATCGCATCGGGCAGCGTCGCGACGTGTGGGTCCGCACCCTGCTGTGCATGGGCACCCTGGAGGAGAGGATCGACCGCATCCTCACTGACAAGGCCGCGCTGGCCCGCACCGTCGTCGGCGGTGGGGAGAGCTGGCTGGCCACGCTCTCCACCGACGAGCTGCGGGACCTCGTCACCCTCGCCCCCGACGCCGTCGATGGCTGA
- a CDS encoding PepSY-associated TM helix domain-containing protein, which yields MKDLPESHTADTHTLDVPEPRRPESEGVSPPVGRTIGGWRPLLLRLHFYAGVLVAPFLAIAALTGLAYTLTPQLDRLVYADELYVEEVGTTPRPLAEQISAALAAHPEGTFGSVLTGDAPDRTTRVVLSVPGLGDRQRTVYVDPYTGRVQGALTTWWGSTPLTTWLDDLHRNLHLGAFGRHYSETAASWLWIVALGGLVLWLARRRQALGASQASQASETSQARRARRMRAVLLPDLTARGRRRTLGWHGSLGVWLLVGLLFLSATGLTWSRYAGEHFSRVLDAADSHMPSLDTTLPQAASTTTTGGGGGAHQGHAVDGPGTTDAGTTDAGTTDAGTTDAGTTDAGATDAGAVASSVAEPVDRVVSAARAAGLDGPIEVTPATDTATAWSAAQTDGRWPVRFDQVAVNPVDGRVVNEVRWEDWPLLAQLTKLGVRAHMGELFGVANQILLAGLALGLLCMIVWGYRMWWQRRPSRGDRAGIVGPPPARGAWRRLPKPALAALILITAAVGWAPVLGVTLLVFLLLDLTAGLLARRRRKPARGASA from the coding sequence ATGAAAGATCTCCCTGAGTCCCACACCGCTGACACCCACACCCTCGACGTCCCCGAGCCTCGCCGGCCGGAATCGGAGGGCGTCTCCCCGCCGGTCGGACGGACCATCGGCGGATGGCGGCCACTGCTGCTGCGGCTGCACTTCTACGCCGGGGTGCTGGTGGCGCCGTTCCTGGCGATCGCCGCGCTGACCGGCCTCGCGTACACGCTCACCCCGCAGCTCGACCGGCTGGTTTACGCCGACGAGCTCTACGTCGAGGAGGTCGGCACCACGCCGCGGCCCCTCGCCGAACAGATCAGCGCGGCCCTCGCCGCGCATCCCGAGGGCACCTTCGGCTCGGTACTCACCGGCGACGCACCGGACAGGACCACCCGGGTGGTCCTGTCCGTCCCCGGGCTGGGGGACCGGCAGCGCACCGTCTACGTCGATCCCTACACCGGCCGGGTGCAGGGCGCCCTGACCACCTGGTGGGGCAGCACTCCACTGACCACCTGGCTGGACGACCTGCACCGCAACCTGCATCTCGGTGCGTTCGGCCGGCACTACTCAGAGACCGCCGCGAGCTGGCTGTGGATCGTCGCGCTCGGTGGCCTCGTGCTCTGGCTGGCCCGCCGCCGCCAGGCCCTCGGGGCCAGCCAGGCCAGCCAGGCCAGCGAGACCAGCCAGGCCCGGCGGGCCCGGCGGATGCGCGCGGTTCTGCTGCCCGACCTGACCGCCCGTGGCCGGCGGCGCACCCTGGGCTGGCACGGCAGCCTCGGGGTGTGGCTGCTCGTGGGGCTGCTCTTCCTCTCCGCGACCGGGCTGACCTGGTCCCGCTACGCCGGCGAGCACTTCTCCCGGGTGCTGGACGCGGCAGACAGTCACATGCCCAGCCTCGACACCACCCTGCCCCAGGCGGCCTCCACCACCACCACCGGCGGCGGGGGCGGGGCGCATCAGGGGCACGCGGTGGACGGTCCCGGCACGACCGATGCCGGCACGACCGATGCCGGCACGACCGATGCCGGCACGACCGATGCCGGCACGACCGATGCCGGCGCGACTGATGCCGGTGCCGTGGCGTCCTCGGTGGCGGAACCGGTCGACCGGGTCGTCTCGGCGGCCCGCGCGGCGGGCCTGGACGGGCCCATCGAGGTCACCCCGGCTACCGACACCGCGACCGCATGGTCGGCGGCACAGACCGACGGCCGCTGGCCGGTGCGCTTCGACCAGGTCGCGGTCAACCCGGTGGACGGCCGCGTCGTCAACGAGGTGCGCTGGGAGGACTGGCCGCTGCTCGCACAGCTGACCAAGCTGGGCGTCAGGGCGCACATGGGCGAGCTGTTCGGCGTCGCGAACCAGATCCTGCTGGCAGGTCTCGCGCTCGGACTGCTCTGCATGATCGTCTGGGGCTACCGGATGTGGTGGCAGCGCCGCCCCTCCCGCGGCGATCGGGCGGGCATCGTCGGCCCGCCGCCCGCCCGTGGCGCCTGGCGGCGGCTGCCGAAACCGGCGCTGGCCGCACTGATCCTGATCACGGCGGCCGTCGGGTGGGCGCCTGTGCTCGGGGTGACGCTGCTCGTCTTCCTGCTGCTCGACCTCACCGCCGGGCTGCTGGCGAGGCGACGGAGGAAACCCGCACGCGGCGCCTCCGCCTGA
- the def gene encoding peptide deformylase, protein MTLLPIRTLGDPVLRTPAEPVTVFDDALRRLVDNMIETMYDAPGVGLAAPQIGVGLRVFVFDTEYDSDDPRSSREPLVVVNPELETGAVGQDGSEGCLSVPGLAYPTPRSATATVRGFDATGAAVSYTGSGLLARCLQHETDHLNGTLYLDRLTDEHRQAAQKALSGGVRASRPVPSIFRRRSGDG, encoded by the coding sequence ATGACGTTGTTGCCCATCCGCACCCTCGGCGACCCGGTCCTGCGCACCCCGGCCGAGCCCGTCACCGTCTTCGACGACGCCCTGCGCCGCCTGGTCGACAACATGATCGAGACGATGTACGACGCCCCCGGAGTCGGGCTGGCCGCCCCGCAGATCGGCGTCGGCCTGCGGGTCTTCGTCTTCGACACCGAGTACGACAGCGACGACCCGCGTTCCAGCCGGGAGCCCCTGGTCGTCGTGAACCCGGAGCTGGAGACCGGCGCCGTCGGGCAGGACGGTTCGGAGGGCTGTCTGTCGGTCCCCGGCCTCGCGTATCCGACCCCCCGGTCGGCGACGGCCACCGTCCGCGGGTTCGACGCCACCGGCGCGGCCGTCTCCTACACCGGAAGCGGCCTGCTGGCCCGCTGCCTTCAGCACGAGACCGACCACCTGAACGGAACGCTCTACCTCGATCGACTGACGGACGAGCATCGTCAGGCGGCGCAGAAGGCGCTCAGCGGCGGTGTGCGGGCATCACGCCCCGTTCCCTCGATCTTCCGCCGCCGCTCCGGAGACGGCTGA
- a CDS encoding Fur family transcriptional regulator, whose protein sequence is MSPVTGVSVWPSAARLRAGRFPVTGGGVVPGGGVRGAGVPGSAAVDADGGPIDAGIAVLRRRGERVTSARRAVLEILSAASEHLSAEEVFGRALAVSPGLHRTTVYRALERLGELGLVTHVHTDHGPAFYHLSAPLTGAPHLHVRCRACERIVDVPADVLDDAARRLRDGAGFLLLADHTALAGLCSDCLDRNADADVDRDVDAGSPAG, encoded by the coding sequence ATGTCACCCGTCACCGGGGTGTCGGTGTGGCCGTCGGCAGCACGGTTGCGTGCGGGGCGGTTCCCGGTGACAGGCGGCGGTGTCGTCCCCGGTGGCGGTGTCCGTGGTGCGGGCGTGCCCGGCTCCGCGGCGGTGGATGCCGACGGCGGCCCGATCGACGCGGGTATCGCGGTGCTGCGGCGGCGCGGGGAGCGGGTGACCTCCGCCCGTCGGGCGGTCCTCGAGATCCTGAGCGCGGCCTCGGAGCATCTGTCCGCCGAGGAGGTGTTCGGCCGGGCCCTGGCGGTCTCGCCGGGCCTGCACCGCACCACCGTGTACCGGGCCCTGGAACGGCTCGGTGAGCTGGGTCTGGTCACTCATGTGCACACCGACCACGGCCCGGCCTTCTACCACCTGTCCGCTCCGCTGACCGGCGCCCCGCACCTGCACGTCCGCTGCCGGGCCTGCGAGCGGATCGTGGACGTCCCGGCCGACGTGCTCGATGACGCCGCGCGCCGGCTGCGTGACGGCGCGGGCTTCCTCCTGCTGGCCGACCACACGGCGCTGGCCGGGCTGTGCTCCGACTGCCTGGACCGCAACGCCGACGCCGACGTCGACCGGGACGTCGACGCGGGTAGCCCGGCTGGGTGA
- a CDS encoding class I SAM-dependent methyltransferase translates to MSITDDIAATRRFFGPLAETWEQEGQPDEALIAWAVPLIGVRPGDVVLDVGCGTGRAQPALRAATGPGGRLVGVDVTEPMLRTAARLGRDRLAHLLLADACALPVADRCTDVVFAGGLLPHLRDPALAVTEFRRVCRPKARLAVFHPLSRRQLVRVHDGLDARDHLLAPGRLAALLAAGGWQVEQIHDLADRYLAVATAASSV, encoded by the coding sequence ATGTCGATCACCGATGACATCGCCGCCACCCGACGCTTCTTCGGCCCGCTCGCCGAGACCTGGGAGCAGGAGGGCCAGCCCGACGAAGCACTGATCGCCTGGGCCGTGCCACTCATCGGCGTCCGGCCCGGCGACGTCGTGCTCGACGTCGGCTGCGGCACCGGCCGGGCCCAGCCCGCCCTGCGCGCGGCCACCGGACCCGGCGGCCGGCTGGTGGGGGTGGACGTCACCGAGCCGATGCTGCGCACCGCCGCCCGGCTTGGCCGCGACCGGCTGGCGCATCTGCTCCTCGCCGACGCCTGCGCCCTGCCGGTCGCCGACAGATGCACGGACGTCGTGTTCGCCGGCGGCCTGCTGCCACATCTGCGGGATCCAGCGCTGGCCGTGACCGAGTTCCGTAGGGTCTGCCGACCGAAGGCGAGGCTGGCGGTCTTCCACCCGCTGTCTCGGCGCCAGCTCGTCCGGGTACATGACGGACTCGACGCGCGTGACCATCTCCTGGCCCCGGGCCGGCTCGCCGCCCTGCTCGCCGCCGGCGGCTGGCAGGTGGAACAGATCCACGACCTCGCCGACCGCTACCTCGCCGTAGCCACCGCCGCGTCCTCGGTCTGA